The stretch of DNA TCCTCAGCCAGGGCAAAACTGTCTGCCGCTGCCGTCAGCCAGTGGCCGGGCCAGGGGTGACTGCCGGCAAAACGATACAAAGTCAGCACTAAATCCTGCAGCCGGCTGTCGTCCCGCAGGCCGCCGTAAGCATCCACCAGGCGTATAAAGGCTGCATTGTCCTGCCGGGCATAGCGTTCTTCAAATACTTCTTCCAGCACCTCCAACCGCAGCAATTCCGCTTCTGTTTCATCTGCCACCCGGAAACCCGGGTCTAAATCCAGCAGGTAATAGTAACGCCGCAGCAGGTCAAGGCAAAAGGAATGCAGGGTGGTGACGGCAGCCCGGTTAAGCATGGCCAGCTGCTTGGCCAGCCGCCTGTCATGGGGATTTTCTTTAAGAGCTTGGTGCAGCGCAGCGGCAATGCGTTCCCGCATCTCTGCCGCAGCAGCGTTGGTGAAGGTAACAACCAGCAGGCTATCCACCTCCACCGGTCGCTCCCGGTCAGTAATCAGCCGGATAATCCGCTCCACCAGCACCGCTGTTTTGCCGGCTCCGGCTGCTGCCGCCACCAACAGCGCTTTATCCCGGGTAGTAATGGCAGACCATTGTTCATCCGTCCATTTTGCGTCACGCATGGTTATCACCCACACTTTCTTTAATCAACAACCACAGCTGCGGTTCTTCCTCATCAAATAACAGCCGATATGTATTATCCTCCAGCAAAGGGTCGAACTGGCAGACGGCTTTAAAGATACAGAAGGCACAGGCTGTTTCCCGGCCCCGCCGGTAGGGACTGACAGCAATTTCCCCTTGCATTATCCGGCGGCCGGCGGATTGTAAAGTTTGTTCCAGGTAGCTGCGCAGCAGGTTGAACTGCTCCGGGTCAATTACTTTGGACTTGCTGAAGAACTCACCGTTTTTTTTCAGCCCCACCGGCAGCAAATCCGACTGCCCGTTTAATTGACTGTCCATGTGAGCGATCACCAGCGGATCCGCCAACAGTAACCCCTTCATTTTTAACTGCTTCAATAAGCTTTTGGCCGCTTCCTCTTCAGACAGCGGGCCGTTACTGGAAACAAAGGGGTTCCGGATACTGAAGTACAGCATGCCTGCCGGTAAGGCGGACTGCTGCACCAGGCGTTCGGCATGCAGCAGGGCCACATGCAAATAGGTAAGCAGCTGTAGTTGCAAGCCGTGTACAATACCTGCCAGATCAAGCACAGCTTGGCCTGACTTATAATCAATCACCGTTAAATACAGCCGGCCGCCTGCAGCGGCACAGTCAATGCGGTCGATGCGGCCGTTCATTTCCATGCTGCACCGGTTGTCCAGATCGAAACTAACCGGCGGCAACTCTGCATTCTCGCCAAAACCTATTTCCACCGCCACCGGGCGGAAAGTACCGCGCCGGGCATGCTCCCTTAAAGTCAGCACTGCCCTTTCTAAGGTTTTCTTTAATTTTCCGGTAAGATACCGGTAACGGGCGGTACTGAGAAGAATCTCGTTTTGCAGCCGGGGTGCCAGCTCATCAACAACCTCACCCACCAGTTCTGCTGCCTGCTGTCTGGTTAGCCGGCCCCAGTCGGCAGCCTGCTCCTTAAGACGCAACGCAAATTCTTTCAGGGCGGCGTGATAAAACTGCCCCAGATCCGGCGCCGCCAGTTTAAATTGACGCCGCTCCTTAAGCTTCAAACCATGCCACAAAAAATGAGCAAAGGGACAGGCTGCAAAGCGTTCCAGTCTTGATACGCTGGCTTTCAGGCAGCTGCCGTACAGCCGCCGCCCCAGTCCGGAAGATAAGCGGGGTTCCCGGTTAACATGAAACAGCCCCGCCAGTACCCGCCGGCAGGTTTCCCGGTAGGACGGCTGCTCTGCAAACCAGGCATAAACATCCTGCCAAACCGGTGCCACCCGGCGCCCTGCTTTAACTTCCCGCAACATGGCCGCCAAATAAGATAAAGCGCGTTCCGGTGCAGCTATAAATGCCAGGTCGCCGGTGGGACAGGGCGGTTCCACCGGGGCCAGCCTTTCCTCAAGGCCCGGCAGCAGCTCCTTCACCCGGGTGACAACCTGAGAAGCAACCAAGGGCTTTCCTTCATCATCCGCCTGGGGATAACTTAACCACAAGGTCTGGCTGGCTCTGGTAAGAGCCACATAGACCAGATACTGTTCATCCAGAACCTGTCGCCGGGAATCGGGTGCCAGGGCAATACCGGCATTCCTTAAGACCTGGCGTTCCGTATCGCTGAACAAGCCGTCTTCAGGCGGACGGGCCGGCAATACACCGTCATTAATTCCCAGTACCAGGGCCGCTTTTACATCAGGGTTGCGAGAACGCTCCAGGGTTCCCACCACCATCTGGTCCAACCCGGGCGGAATTAAACCCAGTTTTAATCCGGCCAGTCCGGCTTCCAGCACCTGGGCGTATTCTTCCAAAGTAAGCTGCTCATCACCCATGGCTCCGACAATTTCATCCAACAACTGAATAACGTTTTGCCAGAGCTGGGCGTGTTCCCTGGCCTCCACCAGGCGGCCCTGCTGCTCGGCCGTTTTAGCCCAGTTTTCCAACTGTTCCGCCACTCTTAACGATTCCAGCAGTTCAAACAAAGCAGCGGTAATTTCCCGTACGTTGGCAGCTTGCTGCACCTGTTGGCTGAAGTTTAAAAGCCAGCCAACAGCCTGGTAGCGCACCCGGTTGATTAAGGCTAATTCCTCTGCTTCCCACTCACTGCAGGCGGCTTCTTCATCCAGGGTGTAGCGCCGGCGGTAAGTCCAATCCCGCCCGTCCGTCCAGCGGGATCCCCGGATACCGTGTGCCAACACATAGTTTTCCAGCTTATCCACCTCATCCCGCGCCACCGGCATCAGATCGGTCTTTAAACAGCGAAATACCGGCCCATAAGCCCATTGCTGGATGACCACTTCCAGGACACTGCGCAACAGCTCTACCAGCGGATGGTGCAGGACATTTCTTTTCTGGTCAATAAAATGCGGTATTCTATGATCTGTAAAAACGGTGTTGATTAAATGACTGTAATTATCCAAATCCCGTAAAACAACCACTATATCACGCCAGCGCAAGCCTTCATCCCGGCACAGCCTGATGATTTCCCGGGCAGCCGCCTCCACTTCCGCCCGGCGGTTGGCACAGGCCGTCAAACTTACTCCCGTAGCCTGCCGGCCGGGAAGGGCAGTGTAGCGAAAAAAATTTTTTTCCAGGTAGGCAATACCTTCACTGTGTTGAAAACGGGGCGGCGTTGCCGCCTGCAGCAAAACCGGCGGTTCCACCATTACCTTTAATTTGGCTGCCGTTTCGCACAGGGTATGATAGGTTTCTACGGTAGGATAAAAAAACTCCGCTGTATGGCATTTTTTATTTATGTAAACCGGATCAAAACACAGGGTGACATTAACCCGGTTAGCAGTTAATAACAATTGTTCTATAACCCCGAATTCCTGGGGTGTAAAACCCGTAAAGCCGTCTAAATAAAGGTCGGCATTATGCAGCAAAGGAGCGCTGCCCAACCGTTCCGCCAGCAGGTTGAGGTAATCGTCCGGATCGGTAAACCTGCCGGCCAGCAGCTGTTCCATTTGGGCATATAGCAAACTTAAATCCTGCAGCTTATCCAGCATGGGGCTGCTGCCTTGCTTCTCCAGGCGCCGGATACCCTCAACCAGGTCATCCGGTTTAACCCGGTACATTTTCAATTCCGTGAGGGCGCCGGCCAGGCTGTCAGCAAAGCCGGGCTGCCGGGCTGCCCGGTGAAAAACCTTGAGCTCGGATTTTTTTTGTTCCAGAATATGCCGCAGCAACATGCGCTTGCCCAGTTCCCCCAGATGAGCCCTGGCTGCTCCCCCTGCTTCCTGCAGCACCCGCCAGGCCAGGCGGCGAAAGCTTAAAACCTGAGCCCGCACAATTCCCCGCAACCCCGGTGTGGATACCAGCAAGTATTCGTATTGAAAAGTGGCCTGTTCCGGCACCAGCAAAATAATAGGCGGGCCATCCTGGCTTTGCCGCAGCCGGCTGCGTATTTCCTCCAGACAAACATGGCTTTTGCCGCTGCCTGCCCTGCCAATAATAAAACGAAGGCTCACCGCATTCCCTCCTTACCGCAACTGAATAACATTTCGCCTCACAAAAACAAACCCTTTCCAGCCAACTAAAAAACCCCGGCAACAGGCCGGGGCCGGAGTGTTGACAAACCTTGCCGGTGGTTTATGATCTCCTTTAGCTCCGGTCTTTCGCACCGACAGCGCTATGATTCGTCCACTCGTAATCCGAGTCGCTTCAAATATACGGGTTACTCACTGCCGGCAGTTTGTTTCATGTTATAGTAAACACCGGCCATAATTAACAGGCTGCCAATGAAAAACGAACCGCTAAGATGTTCGTCCAGGAAAAACCAGCCCAGCAGCGTCCCTACCACCGGCTGCAGGAAAAAAAATAACCCCGCCTGGTGGGAAGGCACCAGAGCTAAACCCTTATTCCAGCTAAAAAAAGCCAGGGCGGTTGAAATAATACCTATGTAAAGTACACTCAAGACAATCGGCAGTTGAAGCAAATCCGCCGGTGACCATTGCCCGTACTCAAAATAAAGGCAGGGAAAAGTAAACAAGGTGGCTATCAAAATACCCCAGGTGGTTATTTGCAGCGGTGAGTAAACAGTTGATACCTTGCGCGAGATAACCGAGTAATAACCCCAGCAAAGGGCAGCGCCCAACAAAAACAAGTTGCCTGCCAGGGCTGATGGTTCTCCCTGCCGCCCCGGTACCCCTACCACCACCAGCACACCGGCCAGAGCCACCGCCATAGCAACCGCCTGCTTAACAGTCAGCCTCTCCTTTAAAATAACAA from Desulforamulus hydrothermalis Lam5 = DSM 18033 encodes:
- the addB gene encoding helicase-exonuclease AddAB subunit AddB — protein: MSLRFIIGRAGSGKSHVCLEEIRSRLRQSQDGPPIILLVPEQATFQYEYLLVSTPGLRGIVRAQVLSFRRLAWRVLQEAGGAARAHLGELGKRMLLRHILEQKKSELKVFHRAARQPGFADSLAGALTELKMYRVKPDDLVEGIRRLEKQGSSPMLDKLQDLSLLYAQMEQLLAGRFTDPDDYLNLLAERLGSAPLLHNADLYLDGFTGFTPQEFGVIEQLLLTANRVNVTLCFDPVYINKKCHTAEFFYPTVETYHTLCETAAKLKVMVEPPVLLQAATPPRFQHSEGIAYLEKNFFRYTALPGRQATGVSLTACANRRAEVEAAAREIIRLCRDEGLRWRDIVVVLRDLDNYSHLINTVFTDHRIPHFIDQKRNVLHHPLVELLRSVLEVVIQQWAYGPVFRCLKTDLMPVARDEVDKLENYVLAHGIRGSRWTDGRDWTYRRRYTLDEEAACSEWEAEELALINRVRYQAVGWLLNFSQQVQQAANVREITAALFELLESLRVAEQLENWAKTAEQQGRLVEAREHAQLWQNVIQLLDEIVGAMGDEQLTLEEYAQVLEAGLAGLKLGLIPPGLDQMVVGTLERSRNPDVKAALVLGINDGVLPARPPEDGLFSDTERQVLRNAGIALAPDSRRQVLDEQYLVYVALTRASQTLWLSYPQADDEGKPLVASQVVTRVKELLPGLEERLAPVEPPCPTGDLAFIAAPERALSYLAAMLREVKAGRRVAPVWQDVYAWFAEQPSYRETCRRVLAGLFHVNREPRLSSGLGRRLYGSCLKASVSRLERFAACPFAHFLWHGLKLKERRQFKLAAPDLGQFYHAALKEFALRLKEQAADWGRLTRQQAAELVGEVVDELAPRLQNEILLSTARYRYLTGKLKKTLERAVLTLREHARRGTFRPVAVEIGFGENAELPPVSFDLDNRCSMEMNGRIDRIDCAAAGGRLYLTVIDYKSGQAVLDLAGIVHGLQLQLLTYLHVALLHAERLVQQSALPAGMLYFSIRNPFVSSNGPLSEEEAAKSLLKQLKMKGLLLADPLVIAHMDSQLNGQSDLLPVGLKKNGEFFSKSKVIDPEQFNLLRSYLEQTLQSAGRRIMQGEIAVSPYRRGRETACAFCIFKAVCQFDPLLEDNTYRLLFDEEEPQLWLLIKESVGDNHA
- a CDS encoding DMT family transporter; amino-acid sequence: MNSMIGGALYLSLAAAIWGGMYVVSKFALATVPPFTLLFLRYLVAALLLVGILWRKQEKLLPDTARGLILQVGLVGYFFSIAAQFIGTKLSSAHMGAVITTLSPVFLSAFAVVILKERLTVKQAVAMAVALAGVLVVVGVPGRQGEPSALAGNLFLLGAALCWGYYSVISRKVSTVYSPLQITTWGILIATLFTFPCLYFEYGQWSPADLLQLPIVLSVLYIGIISTALAFFSWNKGLALVPSHQAGLFFFLQPVVGTLLGWFFLDEHLSGSFFIGSLLIMAGVYYNMKQTAGSE